AGAGAAGTTCATGAAGAACtgtcctgcagcatctgcctggagctgttcaccaggcctaAGGTGCTGCcatgtcagcacaccttctgtcaggactgtctacgGGACCATGCAGAGGTTAAGATACCCCTCCAGTGCCCAAACTGTCGTCAGCAGGTCAGGCTGCCACCCCAGGGGGTCGCAGGTTTGCCAGACAACCACATAGTGGCCAACATGATTGAGAAACTCCAAAAACAGGAAAAGCATTTAGAGGAAATAAGCAAGCAAGcccagtctggaaacaggtgcagttTTCACCCCTCAGAGGAAGTCAAGCTCTACTGTAAACAGTGTAACGTGCCAGTTTGTACTGAGTGTTGTGAAGAAGGCCATGATGGACATCCTACCACAGGCCTTAAAAAAGCTGCACAGGAAAGGAGTTCTACAGTCCAGGCCTTGATTAATGAGGGAAGGAACATCGTGGAAAATTACTTAAGCTTCCTCAGAAGTCTGAGGGAAGAAGAGAAAACCCTGAATGAAAAGAAACAGCAGACAGACAACAGCATCATTCAGGCCTACAACCAAATGGTGCTGAAACTAAGAAAGAGAAAAGACCACCTCTTGTCTAAATCAGGAGAAAACCACACAAAAAACTTACATAGAATACAGACGGACAGGGACAGAGTGTTGGAAGATCTcaatgaactgtctgctgcctgtgatcGAGCAGAACAAGAGCTGCAGCAGGGGTGGGGCGAGTTTCTCAGTCAGCAAACTGCTTTGATAGAGGTGGCAGGAAAGTACAGAGAAAAAGCAGCACCAACTCctgtacaaacccagcctgctgtctttgagcccacagacaccccagtgcCAGTATTGGGACATGTGAGGGTCCAGTCTCTCCCATCTGCACCAAGCCCTGCAGCAACTGCACCAATCCCAGCAAAACCTGCATCCAGTAATGTTGCAGCAGGGGGCAGGGGGCATCAACATGGTAACCGAAGACAAGGGGAGCATCAGCCTCAGAAGGTGACATTTGGTGAAAGGGGATCAGGAACAGGACAGTTTTGGGATCCAGTtggtgttacagtgtcagatgaaggggagatGTTTGTAGCAGACAGGGGGAAccagagaatccaagtcttcaccctgcagggaacatttgtgagacattttccaacaatcgtgTCAGGTAAAGAGAAGATGTACCCATGGGATGTGGCCATGGACggggaggggaacctgtggCCATGGGTTGTTGGGGGAACAAAGTCTGCTGACtttgctgtgcagtacaacaaacatggcagGGTGCTGAGGACGTTTGACCTACAGCAGACAGTGTGGGACAGAGGAGTTGCCGTGANNNNNNNNNNNNNNNNNNNNNNNNNNNNNNNNNNNNNNNNNNNNNNNNNNNNNNNNNNNNNNNNNNNNNNNNNNNNNNNNNNNNNNNNNNNNNNNNNNNNTTGAAATGTCTGTCTTATTTCCGTGTATACATatttatgtacattgtgtatgtaaaTCAAAAGTTAAAACATGAGTATTGCCTTtgatttaactttttttaaaagaaaaatgaatggATTGAAATTATGCTTTTCCCCTTTACTGTTAGGTTAAAAGTCCCTatctttccattttttttaaaactaggGTTTATCAAGTTTTATATCTACGCACGATTTATTCTATTTCAACTCCGGTTTTCCCTAAATTAGCATAATAGCATGTGAGAAACAAGAAATAGAATCAGAATTGCCCAAGCTGCACCTGCTCCCAAACGGAGGTGTCTACTTGTATAGTCAGCCCTGATGTTCAGGACAGTAATGTTGTAGGATGTTGGTCTGTGAGCTGAGAGAagttacatataaaagtaaAGGTGCTGGGAAAAGGACATGCAGGGTGCTGTCTGTGCACGGTAAGTGAGTGGATATAAACGCTTATAagttcatctttatctgcagggtaaccgaATGTTATATttccttgtttttaaaaacagggtatttgttATACTGGGATATTGAGTTGagggactgtggtttcaaattgcaatatttttaaaatggtgtttaaaaccaccatccgtcgacttaatatcctTGAATACCATTTTAGGGGTATAGCTTACCCCTAGGACGAACTTTTTCACTGTCATTCAGCACAAAAttttctcacctcgaattttcaggtTTATCTGAACGTGTATGATTATCATATTTGATATTGTCACCATCACCTttgacagatttttttcttgcacagTGGACTACTTCTAGCCTTGACTTCATTTTCATTATACTTCAgttcaaaagaaaaagaaaagttacAGGGATATATTTTTACTGACAATGGTTgtttatattttattacaagGACCTTATTATTTTTGCTTTCATTGTTACCATTTAAAAAAGTTACTGAAACGATTAGCCCAAGCAGATTGTAACAAGatttactcattgacaagttaGCCTTTAGCGCCTAGTAAGTAGAATTTCAAGGCTCATTTTCTAGTTTGTATTTGACCGTACGAAAGACGCTGTGCTTTTTGTTACCTAAGTATAGCTTCTTCCAATCTGATGTCCTCTGCTTATTCTCATTTGAACCTTATTCTCACCAAGAAACTTGTGAACTATGATTCAAgtgatgatatgatatattatgCAAGACCTATAGTTAAAGcttgtttaatttgtttccTGCTCTTTTTTAAGTGTTGTATCAGAACTGTGCT
Above is a genomic segment from Branchiostoma floridae strain S238N-H82 chromosome 16, Bfl_VNyyK, whole genome shotgun sequence containing:
- the LOC118403045 gene encoding tripartite motif-containing protein 2-like produces the protein MGSAPSSLKREVHEELSCSICLELFTRPKVLPCQHTFCQDCLRDHAEVKIPLQCPNCRQQVRLPPQGVAGLPDNHIVANMIEKLQKQEKHLEEISKQAQSGNRCSFHPSEEVKLYCKQCNVPVCTECCEEGHDGHPTTGLKKAAQERSSTVQALINEGRNIVENYLSFLRSLREEEKTLNEKKQQTDNSIIQAYNQMVLKLRKRKDHLLSKSGENHTKNLHRIQTDRDRVLEDLNELSAACDRAEQELQQGWGEFLSQQTALIEVAGKYREKAAPTPVQTQPAVFEPTDTPVPVLGHVRVQSLPSAPSPAATAPIPAKPASSNVAAGGRGHQHG